One window of Magnetococcales bacterium genomic DNA carries:
- a CDS encoding CHAD domain-containing protein, with protein sequence MRVALRRLRSALVVFRRAVPREITAWHGEEMRWLASAMAPARDWDVLLTIEPFAIAALTRRYGKLLRQGESIGRMSSEESHQLRIACKKFRYALEFFDTLPGCKGVGHLLGHLKNFQECLGIINDASLITPLLTRLLVGVEDRDTLLCAGAVMR encoded by the coding sequence ATGCGCGTTGCCTTGCGGCGGTTGCGTTCGGCCTTGGTGGTGTTCCGCAGAGCAGTTCCCCGCGAGATCACGGCGTGGCATGGCGAAGAGATGCGTTGGCTGGCCAGTGCGATGGCCCCGGCCCGGGATTGGGATGTCCTATTGACCATCGAACCCTTTGCCATCGCGGCATTGACGCGGCGTTATGGCAAACTGTTGCGCCAGGGAGAGTCGATCGGGCGCATGTCTTCCGAGGAGTCCCACCAACTGCGTATCGCGTGCAAAAAATTTCGTTACGCCCTGGAATTTTTTGACACCCTGCCAGGCTGCAAAGGAGTCGGCCACCTTCTCGGCCACCTGAAAAATTTTCAGGAGTGTCTCGGCATCATCAATGACGCGTCCCTGATCACCCCCTTGTTGACCCGTCTTCTGGTCGGGGTCGAGGACCGGGATACACTCCTCTGCGCCGGCGCCGTCATGAGATGA